Part of the Longimicrobiales bacterium genome is shown below.
GAAGAGGTTAGAGCGCTGTGGGTTGTCCGTTCTACGATGACGAGCGCAGCCGAAGTGACTGCGATGGTAGAGCAGGCGGATCAGGCGGGTTTTAATACCGTCCTGGTCCAGGTCCGCGGACGGGCGGACGCCTTCTATTCGTCTAGCTGGGAGCCGCGAGGAGAGACCATCACTGAAGCGGATGGGTTCGACCCGTTGGCCCTCACGATCGATCTGGCTCATGCGCGCGGAATAGCGGTTCACGCTTGGGTGAATACACATTTGGTGTGGGGAGGTGCGGGCCCCGCCCCGCGGGATTCGCGCCACATCGTGCGCGCCCATCCCGAGTGGTTGGCGGTACCGAGGGCGCTCTCAGTAGAGCTGTTCGACGTCAGCCCCTGGGACCCCATCTTCGTCGAGAGACTCCGGAAGTACGCGGCGGACAACTCCGGTACGGTGGAGGGCGTTTATACCAGCCCGTCGGACGCACGGGTGAAGGAACGCGTGCGGTCGGTCTGGCTGGACTTGGCTTCTCGGTACGACCTGGATGGCATCCACTTTGACTACATCCGGTTTCCGTCTGGGGACTTCGACTACTCGCGTGGCGCCCTGGAACGTTTCCGCCGTTGGGTTACTCCCCGGTTGTCACCGGGACTCCGCGCTGAGCTGGCCGCAGCGCACGCAGGAGACCCTCTAGCTTACGTGGACGCGCTTTCCGAGCCCTGGGCCGAGTTCCGCCGCAAGCACGTTACAGAGCTTGTACGTTGGGTCTACCACGGAATCAAAGCGCGACGACCGGAGTTGGTGGTTTCAGCGGCTGTGTTCTCGAACCAGGAAGACGCCTTCCGTAACCGATATCAGGATTGGCCCGCTTGGCTTGAGGAGGGGATTCTCGATGTCGCGGTGCCAATGGCGTACACGACGGACGATGATCGCTTTAGAGCCCAGATCCGCGAGGGAGTCGCCGTGGCTGGAAAGGGCCGACTTTGGGCAGGTGTGGGAGCATATCTGAATTCCCATGCGGGTACGCTCACCAAGATCGACATCGCTCGGGAAGAGGCGACCGCCGGTGTGGTGCTCTTCTCGTACGACTGGGCCGTGGGTGATGGATATGACGGGCAGGGGCCCACGCTGTTGGAAGTCGTGGGGCGCACCAAGTTCGGAGGAGGCAGACCGTGAATCCTAAGATCCTTTTTCCACTAGCTGCCGCCATCTACGGAGTTACGGGGGTGGGTCTTCTTTTCGTGCCTCTGGAACTCGGGCCCTTCTTGGGTCTCTCCTCCCTAGCCGCGAACGAGGTCCCGCTGCAAATGGCCTCGGCGGGGTTGATCGGTTTCGCCGCTCTGAACTGGATGGGCCGGGGTGCCATATACGGCGGCATCTACGGTCGACCGATTGCCGTGGCGAATTTCGGATTCGGGGCCGTCCTCGCGCCCACGCTCATACAGTACCAGATGAGCGGACAGGGCCAGCCCTTGGGGTGGGCGCTCAGCGTGCTCCTAACGGGGCTGTGGGTGGCGTACGGTGCCTTGCTTTGGTCGAAGCCATGGTTTCCAAAGGAGACCGCCGGCGAGTCCTAGGACTCCCGTGACACGCGCTCGCCCTTGAAGTGCAGCAAGGCGAAGAGGACAGAAACGCCGAGCAGTAGTGCCGCCCAAGCCGGGAGTCCGTATGCGGTTCCGATGTTGCCCAACAGCATCCCCACCATGGCCACAATGAGCGCGTAGGGCATTTGCGTCCGCACATGGTCCATGTGGTCACAGGCCGACGCTGTAGAGGAAAGGACGGTTGTGTCGGAGATCGGCGAGCAGTGATCCCCGAAGATCGCCCCGGCGAGTACCGATGCAGTGGCGCCCAACAGAATGGCCACTTCCGGCCCCCCCGGAAGCACTGCCGCCCCACCAAGAGCGATCGTCAGTGGGACAACCAACGGCACCATGATGGCCATGGTCCCCCAGGAAGTGCCGGTGGCGAAAGCCATTGCCGCGGACGTGATGAACACGATCACAGGGATGAGTTGGAGAGCGACCCGGTCCGAGAGCAATTGTGAGAGGAACTGTGCTGTGCCGACCTCTTCCGTAGCGGCACCGAGGGACCAGGCGAGCGTCAAGATGACCATGGCGATCATCATGGCCTTCATCCCGCCGAGCCAGGAGTCGAGGGACTCCTGCATGGTGAGGAGGCCCTGTCCTACGGACATCGCGATCGCGACCAGGCAGCCTGCGAGCGAGCCCCAAAGGAGCGTGGCGAAGGGATCTGCCGCGCCGAACACGTCCATGAGGTTGGCGTCGGGCCCCTCGCTGGCTCGCCCATCGGTATAAAGGCCGACCAAGACCACGAGGATTACGGTTAGGACGGGGACCGCTGCATTCCACCATCTATGCTCAACGTTCTCCTTCGCATCCATCAGATGGGACGAAGTGTCCGTGGCAAGGGTCGCACCCTCTCGATACAGACCTTTCCCCGCAGCGGCGCGTTTCTCTGCTGCGGCCATGGGGCCGAAGTCCTTGTCCATCGCCGACGTCATGATGACGAAGGTCACCGCAAGAAGTGGGTAGAAGAGGAAGGGGATCGTCTGCAAGAAGATCGCAAACGGATTGGCAGCGAGGAGTATTTCAGCGTTGGCCGGGTTTTGCTCCGCCGCGATGCGGAGGCCGTCGCCGATCAGTGTGATCTCGTATCCGACCCAAGTGGAGATCGGGACGAGGGCCGCAACCGGGGCCGCTGTGGAATCGACAATGTAGGCCAACTTTTCACGAGAGATCTTCAGGCGGTCCGTGATCGGCCGCATCGTATTCCCGACAATGAGCGTGTTGGCGTAGTCGTCGAAGAAGATCGCCATGCCAGCCGCCCATGTGGCGAGTTTTCCGCGCCGACTCGTGTTGGCGAATGGGGTCACTGCCTCGACAATGCCCATAGTCCCCCCATTCCTGGCAATGATGCCGACCATGCCGCCAAGTAATAGCGAGAATACGGCGATCGACATGTGGGCGGAGTCCGCCAACGCTGGGACAACGAACGTGTCGATCAGCCGCCAGGTCGCAGTGATTGGGTTGAACCCCGCGACGGCGAGCGCAGCAAACCAGACCCCTGCGAAGAGCGCTGTGATGACCTCGCGGAAGAGTAGAGCCAGCACGATCGCGATGATCGGGGGCATAAGAGAGTACCAAGGAGACGTCACCGTCGCCGGCATCTCGTGGGTTGTATCCCCGATCATCACGGTGAGGGGCAGGTCGGCTTTGGATGTGACGAGGAGATCATCAACGACGATCGAGCCGTAGGCGGGTACCGCCCCCACGGACATCACTGCGCCCGCAGCATTACGGATTTCGTAGGCCACGGCTCCCGTTCCGGGGCCAGCAAGCAGCGTCATCTGAAAGGGGATCCCCTTCAATAGCACCGTGGGCGGTTCCGAGATCTCCTGCGCTCCCGATGCGAGCGGCAAGAAAAGGAGGCTGAGCAGAACGGCTGGCAGCGTGCGACGCATGGGCAGTGGCAAGGTTAAGGGCTCAGAGGGCCTGCGCGGCCCGAATCAATGGCGGCAATCATGGGGACTGCGACGGGATGATGACAGGGCTTGCTGGATTGTCGAGTGGGGTCGTTGACCGGGAGGCGTTGAAGGCCGAACTTAGCGCGGCTGACACGCCCCGTACCGACAGGGTATGACCGAGAAGAACCGCATTCACGTGATGGACGAGGCTGACGTCCGCAGGGCGATTGGCCGTATGGCCCGTGAAATTGTGGAGAAGAATGGCGGTACGGAAGCCCTCACGCTCATGGGCATTCATCGGCGCGGCGTCCACGTCAGTGAGTTGCTCAGGGAAGAGATCCAGCGCGCCGAGGGTGTGTCGATCTCCTCGGGATCGCTCGACATCACCCTGTACCGCGACGACCTCATGGTGATCGGTCCAAGGCCGGTCATCGGTGAGACCAAACTCCCGCCCGAGGGCGTCGACGACAGGAATATCGTGATTGTCGATGACGTCCTGTACACGGGTCGGACAACTCGAGCAGCGCTCAACGAATTGACGGACTGGGGTAGGCCGAGTCGCATCAGCCTATGTGTGGTCGTTGATCGTGGCGGGCGGGAACTGCCCATCCAGCCCGACATCGTGGGGCGGGAAGTCCCGGTCCTGCGCAATCAGCGTGTCGAAGTGCTCGTTCCGGAGTTGGACGACCGCCTCGGCGTCGAGATCATCCACCTGGAATCGGAGGAAGCGTGAATCCGTCGGTCTCTCCTCTCGGAAAAGACCTCGTCGGCCTCGAATCCCTTTCTCGCGAGCAGATCCTCTCGATTCTCGACACGGCCGAACCGTTCAAAGAAATCTCTGAACGCCGCATCAAGAAGGTCCCTGTGCTACGGGGTAAGACGATCGTCAATCTCTTCTTCGAGGCGTCTACCCGGACTCGAGTGTCGTTCGAATTTGCAGAGAAGCGGCTCAGTGCGGATACGGTCAATATCGCCTCGAGCGGCTCCTCGGTCGTCAAGGGTGAAACGTTGGTCGACACGGCTCGGAATCTCGAGGCCATGCGGATCGACATGGTCGTTATGCGACATGGCGCTTCGGGGGCAGCCCGCTTTCTCGGCGAGCGCATTCCGTCCAACGTCATCAATGCGGGTGATGGACAGCATGAGCACCCTACGCAGGGATTGCTCGATCTTCTGACCATACGAGACCACAAAGGCCCGATCGACGGCCTGAAGGTGTGCATCGTCGGAGACGTACTACACTCGCGTGTGGCTCGGTCGAATATCCACGGACTGATGAAGCTCGGCGCCGAAGTGGCGGTCTGCGGGCCACCGACACTGTTGCCGTATGAGATCGCGGGCTTAGGCGTGAAGGTCTTCACACGGGTGGAGGAGGCGATTGAGTGGGCCGACGTACTCAACATCCTCCGGCTTCAGTTGGAGCGTATGCAAGGCGGGTACGTGCCGAGTCTCCGGGAATACAACCGGATCTGGGGCGTCACCAGCGCGCGACTACAACTAGCGCCTCGAGAGATACTGATCTTGCACCCAGGTCCGATGAATCGCGGGGTTGAGATCGATTCGGATGTGGCGGACGGTCCCCACTCCGTAATTCTGAACCAGGTCACCAACGGCGTTGCCGTGCGGATGGCCGTACTCTACCTGCTCGCTGGCGGCCAGCCTGAGAGCGCCGAAGCGGCGAAACAGGGAGGTGACTCGTGAGCGGTACCACGCTCTTGAAGGGAGGCCGCGTCCTCGATCCAAGACAGGATATGGACGGGACGCTTGATGTTCTCCTCAAGGACGGACTGATCGTGTCCGTGGGGGACGCCATAAGTGCCTCAGAGGACGCCCGCACAATCGATTGTACGGGCCTCCTCGTGACACCAGGGCTTATCGACGTGCATGTGCACCTTCGCGAGCCTGGGGGGGAACACAAAGAGACGATCGCCACAGGAGCGCGATCGGCGGCGGCAGGAGGCTTCACGGCCGTGTGCGCGATGCCGAACACGGATCCACCGCTCGACGACCCGGCATCCGTGGGTTGGGTTCTAGCCGAAGGGAAGCGCGCGGGCGCCGCCCGGGTCTACCCGACGGGTTGTATCTCGGTCGACCGAGCCGGGGAGCGCCTCGCTCCGGTCGGAGAGATGATCGACGCGGGTGCAGTCGCGATCACGGACGACGGCTCACCGATCATGAAGTCGGGGCTCATGCGGCTCGCGTTGGAATACGCGCAGTCGTTTGGGATTCCCGTCGCCGATCACCCGGAAGACCTGAGCCTGTCTCCGGCAGGGCAGATGAACGAAGGCCTCATGTCCACACGAATGGGACTTGTCGGCAAGCCCAACGCCTCCGAAGACATCCACATCATTCGCGATCTCCTCCTCGCGGAGCTTACAGGGGGGCACATCCATCTTCAGCACGTCTCCACACGCTGGGGTGTTGACGCGATCCGTCAGGCGAAGGCCCGTGGTGTACATGTGACGGCAGAAGCATCGCCGCATCACCTCGTGCTGACCGACGAAGCCGTGGAGGGTTAC
Proteins encoded:
- a CDS encoding family 10 glycosylhydrolase; this translates as MRATRAIPLALFVAGCAVVASPRPSSPRPSSPPSEPVTDLPTRQVTPISGPEVPTGQPARPFEEVRALWVVRSTMTSAAEVTAMVEQADQAGFNTVLVQVRGRADAFYSSSWEPRGETITEADGFDPLALTIDLAHARGIAVHAWVNTHLVWGGAGPAPRDSRHIVRAHPEWLAVPRALSVELFDVSPWDPIFVERLRKYAADNSGTVEGVYTSPSDARVKERVRSVWLDLASRYDLDGIHFDYIRFPSGDFDYSRGALERFRRWVTPRLSPGLRAELAAAHAGDPLAYVDALSEPWAEFRRKHVTELVRWVYHGIKARRPELVVSAAVFSNQEDAFRNRYQDWPAWLEEGILDVAVPMAYTTDDDRFRAQIREGVAVAGKGRLWAGVGAYLNSHAGTLTKIDIAREEATAGVVLFSYDWAVGDGYDGQGPTLLEVVGRTKFGGGRP
- a CDS encoding Na+/H+ antiporter NhaC family protein, which gives rise to MRRTLPAVLLSLLFLPLASGAQEISEPPTVLLKGIPFQMTLLAGPGTGAVAYEIRNAAGAVMSVGAVPAYGSIVVDDLLVTSKADLPLTVMIGDTTHEMPATVTSPWYSLMPPIIAIVLALLFREVITALFAGVWFAALAVAGFNPITATWRLIDTFVVPALADSAHMSIAVFSLLLGGMVGIIARNGGTMGIVEAVTPFANTSRRGKLATWAAGMAIFFDDYANTLIVGNTMRPITDRLKISREKLAYIVDSTAAPVAALVPISTWVGYEITLIGDGLRIAAEQNPANAEILLAANPFAIFLQTIPFLFYPLLAVTFVIMTSAMDKDFGPMAAAEKRAAAGKGLYREGATLATDTSSHLMDAKENVEHRWWNAAVPVLTVILVVLVGLYTDGRASEGPDANLMDVFGAADPFATLLWGSLAGCLVAIAMSVGQGLLTMQESLDSWLGGMKAMMIAMVILTLAWSLGAATEEVGTAQFLSQLLSDRVALQLIPVIVFITSAAMAFATGTSWGTMAIMVPLVVPLTIALGGAAVLPGGPEVAILLGATASVLAGAIFGDHCSPISDTTVLSSTASACDHMDHVRTQMPYALIVAMVGMLLGNIGTAYGLPAWAALLLGVSVLFALLHFKGERVSRES
- the pyrR gene encoding bifunctional pyr operon transcriptional regulator/uracil phosphoribosyltransferase PyrR; this translates as MTEKNRIHVMDEADVRRAIGRMAREIVEKNGGTEALTLMGIHRRGVHVSELLREEIQRAEGVSISSGSLDITLYRDDLMVIGPRPVIGETKLPPEGVDDRNIVIVDDVLYTGRTTRAALNELTDWGRPSRISLCVVVDRGGRELPIQPDIVGREVPVLRNQRVEVLVPELDDRLGVEIIHLESEEA
- a CDS encoding aspartate carbamoyltransferase catalytic subunit: MNPSVSPLGKDLVGLESLSREQILSILDTAEPFKEISERRIKKVPVLRGKTIVNLFFEASTRTRVSFEFAEKRLSADTVNIASSGSSVVKGETLVDTARNLEAMRIDMVVMRHGASGAARFLGERIPSNVINAGDGQHEHPTQGLLDLLTIRDHKGPIDGLKVCIVGDVLHSRVARSNIHGLMKLGAEVAVCGPPTLLPYEIAGLGVKVFTRVEEAIEWADVLNILRLQLERMQGGYVPSLREYNRIWGVTSARLQLAPREILILHPGPMNRGVEIDSDVADGPHSVILNQVTNGVAVRMAVLYLLAGGQPESAEAAKQGGDS
- a CDS encoding dihydroorotase is translated as MSGTTLLKGGRVLDPRQDMDGTLDVLLKDGLIVSVGDAISASEDARTIDCTGLLVTPGLIDVHVHLREPGGEHKETIATGARSAAAGGFTAVCAMPNTDPPLDDPASVGWVLAEGKRAGAARVYPTGCISVDRAGERLAPVGEMIDAGAVAITDDGSPIMKSGLMRLALEYAQSFGIPVADHPEDLSLSPAGQMNEGLMSTRMGLVGKPNASEDIHIIRDLLLAELTGGHIHLQHVSTRWGVDAIRQAKARGVHVTAEASPHHLVLTDEAVEGYRTEAKMNPPLRTAEDVEAVRAGLADGSLDHIATDHAPHHYDEKEAPFAEAPNGIVGLETAVGIILTRVVDEGVIDLPTMIERMSCHPAKTFNLPGGTLAPGGVADVSVLDLSAEWTVDASSFVSKSRNTPFDGWALKGGPAYTIVGGRIVWER